In Phosphitispora fastidiosa, the genomic stretch TGCTCGAAGTCAACGTACCACACGTAATCGGCCTGGTAGCGCGTCTGCGTCGCGGGGGCTACACGGGGCATATCACGGCGGGTGGGCCGGTCGCCACCATGATGGGGTCTGAGGTTCTTAAGCTAATCCCAGGCCTGGACAGCCTCATAGTGGGGGAGGGCGAGGAGACGCTGCCTGAGCTGCTGGCGGCCCTCAACTCGTCCGGCTCCCCGAGACCCTCCGGAGATATTTTCACAAGGATACTTGGCCTGTGTTATCGCGAAAGCGACGCCACCCTAGCCAACGAACCGCGCCCTCTCATCAACGATCTCGACGCGCTGCCTTTCCCGGCGCGGGATACGCTCCCACATATCCTCAGGTGGGGTCGGCTGCCGATGGTAATTTCTTCCCGGGGTTGTGACGGGCACTGTATCTTTTGTTGTCCTACCGCGATGTACGACAGGTCGCCCGGGCCAAAGTGGCGTCCGCGCAGCGCCGGTAACGTCGCTGACGAGATCGAAGATTTGCAGCGGCGCTACAACGTGAGCCATCTGGATTTTCTGGATGATAACTTCTTTGGTCGCGGTGAGGTGGGGGTTCGGAGGGCCTGGGATTTCGTCGAGGAATTGCGGCAGCGTAATCTGCGGCTCAAATTTTCGGTGGAGTGCCGGGTCGACAGCGTAGAGGAGGATCTCTTCAAGGCTCTGCGTGACGCCGGGTGCGTCGAGGTTCGCCTGGGCATTGAGTCCGGCGTGCAGCGCATTCTCGACCGCTACGGCAAGGGGACGACAGTCGAGAAAAACCGCGAGGTTCTGCTCAAGCTCAAAGAGTGGGGACTGCCGGTCAAAATCGGGTTCATCCCGTTTGACCCGACGATATCTTTGGAGGAACTCATGCAAAACGGGGAGTTCCTGCGCTCGGTCGGCAACCCCGAAGCTTTTAACTATAATAAGGTCGGAGTCCTGGTCGGGACTTCTCTGGAACGCCTGTTCGAGAAGGAGGGGCGCTTGAAAAAACCCAAGCCGTGGTTGCGTGAGTACACCTTTGATAATCCGACTGTGGCCTTTCTGTGGAAGGTAGTATACGGATATGCGATGACCAAGAGAGCGGTCATGAAGTTTGCCGATGGGTGGAAGGTGGGGCTGGCCGACCTCCAGGCCTTGCTCCGCGGGGAAAACGTCAAATGAAACAAAACGAAATGCGAAAGTCCTTGATATTCAAGGGCTTTTTTGCTTGTATAAACGAAAACACCTGCTTCGGACTAAAAATTTTATTTTCCTATAGTATAAAATTTGCTAAATGGGGGGAGTTATATTAGCCGAGTTTTTCATAATAAGTAAAGTGGAAGCCATCCAGAAGATGAATACATTTATCCTTGGCGCTATTGTTACATACACGATCAAACGTTACGGAGAGGAAAACAAAAAAGCTGTGGTTTAGCTTTGAAATTGTTCCAGATCAGGGTTGTTACACGCCTGCCTGCCAATCTTGCACAGTTCTTTCCATTCACCGTCAATTTTTACCCTGACAATGTCAGCGGTAAAATCGTTGTTGGTCCCGGATGTATTGGAGTTTTCCAGGAGAGATGAACCCACTCCATAAATATCAACCGGTACTCCAAGATCCTCGAATTCGTTTATCCTCTGAACGTTGAAACCACCTGTAGCTACTATTTTGACATCCTTACACCATCTTTTGGCCGCTTCCTGTGCATGAAGGTTGAGCGCCCAATCCTTCCAGGCTTTATCGATTGCTTCTCTGAGCGCCCAAACAAGTCTGGGGTTCACGCCACAATCCAGTTTTTTATCGCCCAGAGGAGGGAGTGAGATATCACGCATATTCCCGGCAGTGTCAGGTCTTACACCAAACAGCCTGTATTTTTCGGCCTCTTCTTTATTGCCGGTTTTAAAGATTTCCCAGTATTTATCCCACATCACCTGCATTACCTTTAAGGTTTCGCCTATACAGTCGTTATGGAAGTCTACCAGGGCAATCCGCTTTACGTCGATAGGCAGGTTTCTGGCAAACTGCAGGGTGGTTTCCACAGTATCCCCAAAGAAACATGCGATGCTTGCGTGAGCCATGGTGCCCCCGCCCCTGGAACCCCACCATCCGCCCTGAGTGTCAGTGGATACGGATGCCCGGGAGTTTTTATTGAATTTATGGTTATATGCCTGGACAGCCAGGAAATATGCATACCCATGCAGGGCCTGCAGTTTATAGTGGGCAAATCTGGCAGGGAAGAACAGGACATCCTTGCCGCGGGTGGCAACCATTACGTTATAGACATTGGTTGCTACCCTGGTGGCCTCGGTCAGCACCCCCAGGATCGTGGTTTCGAGGACGGCAAAATCCCGGTAACGGCCCCGGACCCTAAGTACCGGCTGTACTTCAAGCGGGTTTCCGCTGTAATAGGAGAAGGTCCCATCATGGACAGCATCCACTTCCAGTTGGTTATATGTATTGACAAATTTGCCATCTTTGTCAAAGTAACCGGTGCATTCTTCCAGGATGGCCAGGGCCTCGTCAACACCGGCAACTACGCTGAATGGTTTCCGGCGGGTAAAAAACTGCATCTCAATAATGACATTACCGTTGTTAATTTCGCCGACAGGGATATCGCTGTTTCCGGTGAACATGTAGCCTGGTTCGGATGCCAGAGCATCCAGGACCATAACTGTGTTACCGAAATATGCGTCGCTGAACCAGCCTTTCCGCATCCGTTCCACATCAATCTGGAACAGTTCTTTGGGCAGACGTTTATGGTCAAATATGCTCACGGTTACCATCTCCTTTGTTTTAAAGATTCAAAGTATTTCACGGAAATACCGGGGCAGAAAAATCACTGAGTTCATATATCTATTATATGACAACTGAGTTGACATATCTATCATAACTGAATTTTTTACGAATAATCCGGAAAACAGGAAGGTAATTATTAAAATTTGCCGAAGAAAACAATATTACCGCTTAGCCTTTGCAAAGCGCAAATGTAAGGTGTGTGGTCCATGAGGATTTTTCGGATTCCGGCCGCCATTAGAGACATTTGTAGAAAAAGTAGTGCCTTGATAACAATAGATTTTGAATGTTATCACTGCAGGAAACCTGTTAGAGGGACGGAAGAGGAAGCTAAATGTGATCAATGTGGTCGTTTGTCATGCCGCCGGTGTCTTATTAAGTGTGAAGAATGTGGACAGAAAATCTGCTATGACTGTCATGTAATGTGCCGCGGCTGTTATTCAATAATATGCCCGGGCTGTGCCCCCAAATGCCGGCAGTGTGGTCGTCCTGTATGTTTGGGCTGTTCACTTACCTGTGACAAATGTTTTGGTCAGTTCTGTTCGGGCTGTATCCTCAAATCTACAGGGAGGCTGTCATATATCTGTCCTGGGGTCACGGATTACGAAATGCTTTGTGATGCATGTTTTCAGGAATTTCCTGAATTTCAGACTGCCGTGAAAAATGAGGCCGGGATAACTGTGCTCTTGGAAGAGAGCCATAAGCAGTGCCCCAAAACTCATTTAGCAACATCACTGTTTGAAGAAAAAGAGGAAGCCCTGAAGGCGCTGCGCGTAACTGCGGCCTTTCTTATGTTGGATACCGTAGCGGGAGTCAGGTACATTAAACACAAAATTTATAACGGAAATTATGTTAGTTTTGTCTGGCAGGCAACAGGAACCGCTTATGACAGCAGCATTTCTGAGCCCTGATGACCGCATTTCAGACCGGGAAAACCGCATTTCAGACCGGGAAAACCGCGTTTGGGGATAATTTTGTACAATTGTTACCTAAAAAGTGGTAGGCTGATTACAAGTAAATGCCAACCGTGGGAGGCTGAGGCAATGGCTTTGATTATGGTTATTGAGGAAGATGAACTGATAAGGTCAATACTCTGTGAAGTAATTGAACAATCAGGTTATGATGTTATTGAGGCTCCCGATTGTGAGTCCGGAGAGCGGCTGTTCCAGAAAAAGCATGCCGACCTTGTAATAGGTCACCTTTGCGAATCCGGCAGCGGTGTTCCGGACGGAATTACCCTGTTAAAAGAAAAATTTCCCGATGCGAGGATAATTACCATGGCCGGCAGGAAGACTGAAAGTACTGAGACGACAGGGTTGATGAGTACTATCCGCACTCTGACCAGACCGTTCAAACCACAGGAAATGATGCGCCTAATCAGAGAGATGGTGTTGAATCAGAAGGTTTCGGCGGAATAGGTGCAAGCAGACAAAAAATGATAAAATCAATAGTAATATGACGATCTCCTCGGAAAATGGTTCGGGGAGATTATTTGTTCTTTAACAGCAGAGACGGAGGAGGGGTTTTGCAAAGAATGACGAAAAATGTTATAACAGTAATTAGCTAAACAAAGGGCTAAAATAATGACATAATTTAATGAGGTGGATAATGTTCTGGTTAATAGGAATACTGGCGCTGTTCCTTTTTGTTGCTGCCTATTTTCAGCGGGGATGGAACAGGGTTATGTTGATTTTGCTGGGGATAGCGATTATTGAATTGAAATCACTGGCAGTGGGTATCAAGGTTTTTAGTTTAACTGTAATCTTAATTGTGGTTTTTTACTTCCTATTTCCTAAAAAGAAGAAATATTAGAAAAGAGGGAAATTTAGGAAGTATTCAGACTCTTTAAGGAAATTCTACTGGTGATAACTGCGGCAATTATCATTATTTTTGCCTTGAGCTTCATTGTTATTTATAAACTTGCTGACATGATGGCCAGGCCCATGTTTATAGACGGGTTGACAGGTACATACAACCATAAGTTTTTTCAGGAGACTCTGACCGGGGAAATTAACAGAGCGGCGAAAACAGGGAAGCCTTTGAGTATGCTGATGATGGACCTGGACCGGGAAACAATTACGGTTTTGACCGGGAAACTATGAAAACGCCGGCAGATTTTAAATTTCATGAATAAAAATCCTAAAAAATGTAACAATGTAATAAAAATAGATTAATTTTCCTGCGGCATAAAATTTTTAAAAGCTGACAGGGAAAAATACCTCCTGTGTCGAAAGATTATAATGACAATTACATATTGTATAATGAGATGCCTGAATTAAGATGGTCGTTTAAATTTTAAGGAGGGGTTGGCGATGTGTTTTTATTACTATGATGAGGAGCGGGGAATAGCTTACAAGGTGACTCCCGTGAAGGCCTCAGTTGCAAGTAGTGATGAGTCTATTGTGGTCCACACGGATGTTAAGGTAACTAACCTTAAAAAGGAAAAAATCCGAAGAACCTTATCCCAAATGTACCCGTCTGACCAATACGACCTTGATTCAGCAAAAAAAATCTTTGCAGATACAATGTTATCCAGGTTTATCAGCGGCGCCAGGAAAATATCCGAACAGGAATACCAAACCATAAACTCCAGGTATGAAGCCTAAGTACATAACAATGAAAAATAAGTACATAACAATGAAAAAAAAGGAATTCCCAAACTCCATAATGATATCAAAAGAAAGTACCGGGACAGTCTCGATAAAAAAGAGACGGCCCCGGTACTTTTTAGTTGACCTGTAATCATGGCAGTGCTAAAATATGACTGGAGAATATAAATGACCATAGTCATATAACACCAAAGATATCAATTATTATTAAAAGAGGTGGGGAGATGGAACAGCAGACCCGCAGGGAGAGAAAAAAGGAAGAGACAAGACAGAAGCTTCTTGATGTGTCCTTTAGTTTATTTGTGGAGCAGGGATATGACAATACTACGGTAGACCAGATTACTGAGAGAGCAGATATAGGGAAAGGAACATTTTACAATTATTTTCCTTCTAAAGAAGCAATCCTGCATGAATTCATGGAGAACCTGAGTGTGCAGAGAAGTGAGAAAATCTGGGATGATGTCATGGCGCTTCAAGATACCCGGCAGCGCCTGGCCAGGACTTATCAGAGTCTGGCCGCTTGGTTTGAGGAATATCCCGAACTAATCAGAGTTTACCAGTTGGAGAGGGTAAATACTAAACTCAATGACCCCCTCAATTATAGAATGCACTTTGAACTATTTATTGCTGAAATATTAAAAAAGGGTCAGGAAATGGGAGACATCAGAGGGGATATAGATGTAATGGAGATGGTGGACCATCTGATGGGCATCACAATGATGATTATGTGCCGCTGGTTTGAGTCTGGCACCGGCCAGGGGCTGTACCGTCTTTACATGCGAGGTGTGGATTTTTTCCTTATCGGGGCGCTGAGCGCTGACTAGTGTTGAGTTCGGACTAGCGCTGACTGATTATGGCACATAACCGGAATGGGGGAGCGTAATGGGAAAAAATGTGTACTGGTTAACGGAAATTTATCAGGATGATACTGATAAAGTGGGTGGAAAGGCAGCCAACCTCGGGGACCTGGCCCGGAACTTGCCTTGCCCGGCCGGGTTCTGCCTGGTGTCGGAGGCCTACTTTCAGAACCTGAAGCATTATGGTATAGACCAAAAAATCAGGGAAAAACTGGCCCTGATTGATACCGGGAATATCGAAGCCTTGGAGCAGGCAAGTCTGGAAATCGGTGAGATGGTTACGGCGATGCCTCTGCTGCCGGATTATGAGAATGCCCTGATTGTTGCTTTTAACCGCCTGGCCGAAGGCAAAGAAGAACTGCGGGTTGCTGTCAGGTCATCGGCTACTGCTGAAGACCTGGTGGGTGCGTCTTTTGCCGGCCAGCAGGAAACGTTTCTGGAAGTAGAGGGCATAGAAAATGTCCTTCTGGCAGTTAAGAAGTGCTGGGCCTCCCTGTGGACCACTAGGGCTATCCACTATAGGGAACGCAACGGTTTTGAACACCATCTGGTTAAAATGGCGGTAATTGTCCAGGAGATGATTCCGGCACAGGTGGCAGGAGTTATGTTTACTGCTAATCCGGTAACTAACTCCCGGGAAGAGATACGTATTGAAGCTGTCAGGGGCCTGGGGGAGCAGTTGGTTTCGGGACATGCTGCCGGTGATGTCTATGTGCTGAAGAAAAGCGGTGAAGCCAATATTGACCTGGTTTCCAAGGATATTGTAGATCCCGGAAGCGGTCAGATGCTTACAGATTATGATATCAGGGAACTAGCACATACCGGAATAAAAATCGAACGTTACTATGGCAATTATCAGGACATAGAATGGGCTTATTGCCGGGGTGAAATGTATTTCCTGCAGACCAGACCCATTACTACCCTGAGAGATGAAGACCTGCCTGATATTGACGGTTCTGCCATGAATAAGGACAGGCAGGAAGTAATGGCCTGGGTTGCCGAGCGGTTTCCGGACCCCATTATGCCCATTGACGGGGTAGTAGTCAAGGTGCTTTTCATGGCCCAGTTTGAGGCCATGCAGAATTTTGGCTATACCATCGGTGAACCGGACTGGAGCCGTGTTGACCGCGGGATTTTTCCGGAATTCTTCGCGCCTCCGACAATCAGGCCTGGCTTTAAACGGTTTTGGCAGTGTTTCAGGGTGGGCAAAACATTAGATTCCGACCCGGCAGGGGAATGGGCCGCAGAACAGGTATACCTCCTGGAAATGCTTGAAAAGCTGAAGAGAAGAGACATGTCTGCACTGCCTCTGGAGGTTGTCCTTGACTATATTACTGAGGGATTACATCATTTCCACTATTTTAATGTTTTAAGATACAAGTATTTTGCGCAGAACAGGATTCCCAGCGCCATTCTTCTGAGATGGCTGCGCTTTATGTTCCGGGATAAGGCTGAGGCTGTGGCTGTATATGAGAAGCTGGTTACCGGGCTTGACAATGCAACCCTCCGGACCAACCGGGCAGTTCGGGAATTGGCTGCAGAGGCGGTCAGGAGCCGGGAGGTAAGCGCTCTGTTTGAAAATGTTCCTCCTGATAAAATCCTCACCCAGCTAGAGGAAACTGAAGCCGGACGGGAATTCCTCGGTAAATTCCGTGAATTCCTGCTTGAATTCGGAGAGCGGGAAACAAATATGGGGCTCGGCGGGATAGGTTCTCCTACCTGGCAGGATTCGCCGGAAGTCGTTTTTGGCATCATCAGAGCCATGCTGGATGAGGACCCTGATGAATTCAGGAGCAGGGAAGCGGATAGGGCCGGAAAGGCCCAAAAGGCCGAAGAACTGGTAAGCTCCCGGCTGTCAAAGGGCATCTATGCACTGTTTAATGCCAAAAAAATGTTTCGAAAACTGGTCAGACATGCCCGGAGTTTTGCAGCATTCAGGGAAAACAGCCATTATGATGTGACGCGGAGCTTGCATGTATTCAGAATACTATTTGCCGAACTGGGTAAACGCTTTGTGAGGATGGGACTTGTCAAAGACCCTAGAGATATCTATTACCTGACCTATTTTGAAATCAAGGATATTCTCCTCATCATATATCACGGGCTTGAGGAGGTTAATGTAAAGGAACTGAATGCCAGGATTATGTCAAGGAAGGATGAACAGGTGCGCCGGATGGCACGCTGGAGCATGCGCAGCCAGCCCGTCAGCGATTCTGAGGTCATCAGGGGAGTGCCGGCCAGCCAGGGCCTGGTAAAAGGAATTGCCAGGATAATCAAAGACCCGGGGGATTTCCACCGGGTTAGGAAGGGAGACATCCTGGTAGCTCCATATACGAACCCTGCCTGGACCCCGTTGTTTACCACTGCGGCAGGTTTGCTTGTGGAAACCGGGGGAGCTGCTTCCCATGCGGCCATTATTGCCAGAGAATATGGCATTCCGGCAGTTATGGGTGTTATCAGAGCAACTGAAATGTTCCAGGATGGGGAACCGATTTCACTTAATGGCACCACAGGCGTGATTCAGCGTGCTTGATTTAACAAAGGACCGGGTTGTTTATCCCGGTCCTTTAATTAATAATGATTATGAGTTATAATGGGAAAGTCATAATTATTTATTCTTGGTTTCTTTTTCATCAATCAGTGGGTTAACCATTTGGGGAATACCGGCAGTCCGGAATGGTTTGTCAACCGTAATGGTTTTGGGCGCCTTGGTAATAAATGTTGTGGCAGCTGCAGCAACACAAAGAACAGCTGCCACTAAAAAAGCTGTATTGTAAGACCCTGTGGCATCAACGATCTTACCTGCTACCATGGAACCAAACACACCACCCACACCCCAGGCGGTAAATACCAGGCCATAGTTGACCCCGAGGTTCTTGGTGCCAAAATAGTCAGCTGTTGTTGATGGGAACAGTGACAGGTTCGAACCATAGTTAAAGCCTACAAACAGCGCACCTGCAATCAGCAGCGGCACTGTGGTTGCTTTTGCCAAAAGCACCATAACAATCGCCTGCAGGGTAAATACCAACAGCATGGTGCGGGTACGACCAAGTTTATCGGAAACTACACCGGCGATAATACGGCCGCCGGCGTTGCCTATGGCAAGAATGGCCACCAGGATAAAACCAAGTTCGGTGCCGGGAAGCTGTTTGCCGGCAATCTTAGCCATATGACCGATTATCATCAGTCCTGCAAAGGATGCAAAGGCATACATCAGCCAAAGCAGATAGAACTGCGGGGTTTTCATCATTTCATGCCATTCGAAATCATGCTTCTTATTAGCTGATGCGGCAGCCTTGCTTTGTACGGGCATGCCTTTGGGGACAAAACCTGCCGGTGGGTTAACCAGGAACTGGGATAACAGAACGCTAACGATGAAGAAGGCAATCCCCAGAATCATAAATGTTTTGCTGATACCTACATTTGCCAACAGGTTGTTTGTGAGTGGGGAAATATATACGGATGCCAGACCAAAACCGCTGACGACAATTCCCGTGATCAGGCCTTTTTTGGCCGGTGGGAACCACTTGACGGCCGGCGGGGTAGCAGACGCATAACCAAGGCCGATACCTGTACCGGCAAGGATACCAAAGCCGATTATCATAAGTGTATTATCACCTTGGGAAGCAAAGCTGGAAATAATCATACCGATACCTGTCAGGGCACCGCCTAAGGATGCCACTATCTTTGGCCCGTATTTGTCCTGGGCTCTTCCGGCAAAGACCATCATTACAGCAAAAACTCCGCAGGCAACAGCATAAGGCTTGGAAGCCATAGTTGCACTCCAGCCCCAATCATTGGTAAGAGATTTGGCGATAACACTCCAGGCATATAAAACACCGAGAGCTAGATTAATTCCTGTTCCGGATAGGGTAACAAGCCACCCTTTGCCGGCTGACTGACTAGAACTCATGTAAATACACACACCCCTCGAATAGATTTTTGAAGCAGTTTT encodes the following:
- a CDS encoding B12-binding domain-containing radical SAM protein is translated as MHVAFRKIMLINPPAGIRLWEQHSENLGLGYLAAVLRQLGYQASILDASLFRLGISATLKRIRQQQPDVIGFRLLEVNVPHVIGLVARLRRGGYTGHITAGGPVATMMGSEVLKLIPGLDSLIVGEGEETLPELLAALNSSGSPRPSGDIFTRILGLCYRESDATLANEPRPLINDLDALPFPARDTLPHILRWGRLPMVISSRGCDGHCIFCCPTAMYDRSPGPKWRPRSAGNVADEIEDLQRRYNVSHLDFLDDNFFGRGEVGVRRAWDFVEELRQRNLRLKFSVECRVDSVEEDLFKALRDAGCVEVRLGIESGVQRILDRYGKGTTVEKNREVLLKLKEWGLPVKIGFIPFDPTISLEELMQNGEFLRSVGNPEAFNYNKVGVLVGTSLERLFEKEGRLKKPKPWLREYTFDNPTVAFLWKVVYGYAMTKRAVMKFADGWKVGLADLQALLRGENVK
- a CDS encoding nicotinate phosphoribosyltransferase, with the translated sequence MSIFDHKRLPKELFQIDVERMRKGWFSDAYFGNTVMVLDALASEPGYMFTGNSDIPVGEINNGNVIIEMQFFTRRKPFSVVAGVDEALAILEECTGYFDKDGKFVNTYNQLEVDAVHDGTFSYYSGNPLEVQPVLRVRGRYRDFAVLETTILGVLTEATRVATNVYNVMVATRGKDVLFFPARFAHYKLQALHGYAYFLAVQAYNHKFNKNSRASVSTDTQGGWWGSRGGGTMAHASIACFFGDTVETTLQFARNLPIDVKRIALVDFHNDCIGETLKVMQVMWDKYWEIFKTGNKEEAEKYRLFGVRPDTAGNMRDISLPPLGDKKLDCGVNPRLVWALREAIDKAWKDWALNLHAQEAAKRWCKDVKIVATGGFNVQRINEFEDLGVPVDIYGVGSSLLENSNTSGTNNDFTADIVRVKIDGEWKELCKIGRQACNNPDLEQFQS
- a CDS encoding response regulator: MALIMVIEEDELIRSILCEVIEQSGYDVIEAPDCESGERLFQKKHADLVIGHLCESGSGVPDGITLLKEKFPDARIITMAGRKTESTETTGLMSTIRTLTRPFKPQEMMRLIREMVLNQKVSAE
- a CDS encoding diguanylate cyclase domain-containing protein, with product MITAAIIIIFALSFIVIYKLADMMARPMFIDGLTGTYNHKFFQETLTGEINRAAKTGKPLSMLMMDLDRETITVLTGKL
- a CDS encoding TetR/AcrR family transcriptional regulator, whose protein sequence is MEQQTRRERKKEETRQKLLDVSFSLFVEQGYDNTTVDQITERADIGKGTFYNYFPSKEAILHEFMENLSVQRSEKIWDDVMALQDTRQRLARTYQSLAAWFEEYPELIRVYQLERVNTKLNDPLNYRMHFELFIAEILKKGQEMGDIRGDIDVMEMVDHLMGITMMIMCRWFESGTGQGLYRLYMRGVDFFLIGALSAD
- a CDS encoding PEP/pyruvate-binding domain-containing protein → MGKNVYWLTEIYQDDTDKVGGKAANLGDLARNLPCPAGFCLVSEAYFQNLKHYGIDQKIREKLALIDTGNIEALEQASLEIGEMVTAMPLLPDYENALIVAFNRLAEGKEELRVAVRSSATAEDLVGASFAGQQETFLEVEGIENVLLAVKKCWASLWTTRAIHYRERNGFEHHLVKMAVIVQEMIPAQVAGVMFTANPVTNSREEIRIEAVRGLGEQLVSGHAAGDVYVLKKSGEANIDLVSKDIVDPGSGQMLTDYDIRELAHTGIKIERYYGNYQDIEWAYCRGEMYFLQTRPITTLRDEDLPDIDGSAMNKDRQEVMAWVAERFPDPIMPIDGVVVKVLFMAQFEAMQNFGYTIGEPDWSRVDRGIFPEFFAPPTIRPGFKRFWQCFRVGKTLDSDPAGEWAAEQVYLLEMLEKLKRRDMSALPLEVVLDYITEGLHHFHYFNVLRYKYFAQNRIPSAILLRWLRFMFRDKAEAVAVYEKLVTGLDNATLRTNRAVRELAAEAVRSREVSALFENVPPDKILTQLEETEAGREFLGKFREFLLEFGERETNMGLGGIGSPTWQDSPEVVFGIIRAMLDEDPDEFRSREADRAGKAQKAEELVSSRLSKGIYALFNAKKMFRKLVRHARSFAAFRENSHYDVTRSLHVFRILFAELGKRFVRMGLVKDPRDIYYLTYFEIKDILLIIYHGLEEVNVKELNARIMSRKDEQVRRMARWSMRSQPVSDSEVIRGVPASQGLVKGIARIIKDPGDFHRVRKGDILVAPYTNPAWTPLFTTAAGLLVETGGAASHAAIIAREYGIPAVMGVIRATEMFQDGEPISLNGTTGVIQRA
- a CDS encoding L-lactate MFS transporter, whose product is MSSSQSAGKGWLVTLSGTGINLALGVLYAWSVIAKSLTNDWGWSATMASKPYAVACGVFAVMMVFAGRAQDKYGPKIVASLGGALTGIGMIISSFASQGDNTLMIIGFGILAGTGIGLGYASATPPAVKWFPPAKKGLITGIVVSGFGLASVYISPLTNNLLANVGISKTFMILGIAFFIVSVLLSQFLVNPPAGFVPKGMPVQSKAAASANKKHDFEWHEMMKTPQFYLLWLMYAFASFAGLMIIGHMAKIAGKQLPGTELGFILVAILAIGNAGGRIIAGVVSDKLGRTRTMLLVFTLQAIVMVLLAKATTVPLLIAGALFVGFNYGSNLSLFPSTTADYFGTKNLGVNYGLVFTAWGVGGVFGSMVAGKIVDATGSYNTAFLVAAVLCVAAAATTFITKAPKTITVDKPFRTAGIPQMVNPLIDEKETKNK